In one Culex quinquefasciatus strain JHB chromosome 2, VPISU_Cqui_1.0_pri_paternal, whole genome shotgun sequence genomic region, the following are encoded:
- the LOC6045993 gene encoding uncharacterized protein LOC6045993 translates to MELKPRVWFAAISLVLYIDLTHSTLQLLHESQNSLFKTAHFVGTILASICNENDAVYQLRMINLRYHSSSSEVMNGALRLLSNSTCSRRIIDDLYREPQRLFTGVHYFVVFFDTSRTNIKHLEYFVKYHKLCHGNNRYIFVVACKPGYFWPRGILMKSDRFRMHNVMLIRYDDKDAPKATFWHPFLFQEYGYVLGQNVEQAFRSHYTNMNNYPFLVQYLRLDFPGLHEIDFYRYFFRTVAELRNGGEAVIDLYNNALNDYADFWIMDAVYFGIPDYFRLLPMNVFRYLCLVTPSSSEIPWIRIIIDPYEEHVWIAFIVVFELVALVLYQVGRKNRTQRDLITAHFEAYQMFMEGPLNRQRSRPEKIVVTTFVFFSMILITIYESVLVSSMSVKRFYPELNTIEEVNNSAYPVAINRKMAERNGIHFKQMLDWGELVKGNIYTITTTCEAVDYFRTSSKVKMHVVKEYLSTQIDSFLIATFSPYDAMISQYWSVFLESELISFWMMYHFPPKYFGRENENVPKPLLLHDMNISWVVALIGLSTSLGVFLIEMSAGFLKSRKKVSKMYGFQDTDKIL, encoded by the exons ATGGAGCTCAAACCAAGAGTATGGTTCGCTGCAATTTCACTAGTCCTCTACATCGATCTAACCCACTCCACGCTACAACTGCTCCACGAATCCCAGAACTCCCTCTTCAAAACTGCGCACTTTGTCGGCACCATTCTGGCTTCGATCTGCAACGAAAACGATGCGGTGTACCAACTTCGGATGATCAACCTTCGGTATCATAGCTCTAGCAGTGAAGTAATGAACGGAGCCCTCCGGCTGCTTTCGAACAGTACCTGTTCACGAAGGATCATCGACGATCTATACCGGGAACCGCAGAGACTGTTCACCGGGGTGCATTACTTCGTGGTGTTTTTTGACACTTCGAGAACG AACATCAAACACCTGGAATACTTCGTAAAGTACCACAAACTTTGTCACGGAAATAATCGGTACATTTTTGTAGTCGCGTGCAAGCCCGGATACTTTTGGCCACGTggaattttaatgaaaagtgATCGATTTCGGATGCACAACGTCATGCTGATCCGGTACGATGACAAGGACGCGCCAAAGGCTACGTTCTGGCATCCGTTTCTGTTTCAAGAGTACGGCTACGTTTTGGGACAAAACGTTGAACAAGCGTTCAGATCGCACTACACGAACATGAACAACTACCCGTTTCTTGTACAATATCTGCGACTGGACTTTCCTGGGCTGCATGAGATCGACTTTTATCGATACTTCTTCCGAACAGTTGCCGAACTTCGGAATGGTGGCGAAGCAGTTATTGACTTGTACAACAATGCCTTAAATGACTACGCTGACTTTTGGATCATGGACGCGGTCTACTTCGGGATCCCGGACTACTTCCGACTGCTTCCGATGAACGTATTCCGCTATCTCTGTCTGGTAACTCCGTCGAGTAGTGAGATCCCCTGGATCCGAATCATCATAGATCCGTACGAGGAGCACGTGTGGATTGCCTTTATCGTTGTGTTCGAACTAGTCGCGTTGGTCCTATACCAAGTCGGTCGAAAGAATCGTACCCAGCGAGATCTGATCACCGCCCACTTTGAAGCGTACCAGATGTTCATGGAAGGTCCCCTGAACCGGCAACGAAGTCGCCCAGAGAAGATCGTCGTAACCACGTTCGTGTTCTTCAGCATGATCCTCATAACGATCTACGAGTCCGTCCTCGTCTCCTCGATGTCCGTCAAGCGGTTCTACCCGGAACTAAACACCATCGAAGAGGTCAACAACTCCGCGTACCCGGTAGCCATCAACCGAAAGATGGCAGAACGAAACGGGATCCACTTCAAGCAGATGCTGGATTGGGGTGAGCTGGTCAAAGGCAACATCTACACGATAACGACGACCTGTGAAGCGGTGGACTACTTCCGAACTAGTTCGAAGGTTAAGATGCACGTCGTCAAGGAGTACCTCTCAACGCAGATTGACTCGTTCTTGATCGCGACCTTTTCGCCGTACGACGCCATGATCAGTCAGTACTGGAGCGTGTttctggagtcggagttgatTTCGTTCTGGATGATGTACCACTTTCCGCCAAAATACTTTGGACGAGAAAATGAGAACGTTCCCAAGCCTTTGCTGCTGCACGACATGAACATTAGCTGGGTGGTTGCGTTGATAGGTTTATCGACCAGTTTAGGAGTGTTCTTGATTGAGATGTCGGCAGGGTTTTTGAAAAGTAGGAAAAAGGTGTCGAAAATGTATGGATTTCAGGATACAGATAAAATCCTGTAA